The following is a genomic window from Brachionichthys hirsutus isolate HB-005 chromosome 15, CSIRO-AGI_Bhir_v1, whole genome shotgun sequence.
GCCAGTTCTCTCTCAGGAAGCTCTTCCGGAGGGCGGCGAGCTGAACTTTAGACTTTTTGTAGCGACTGTGACGATGGCGTTGGGTCGAGGGCTCGGCGAGCTCGTGGGAGACGTGGGCGGGCGCACTGGCTGGCGAGCGGTAGAAGTACGAGtcctggggaggggggaggcagGAACTGAAGCACGGGGCGGCGGCCTTGGACGGCCTGTAGGAGTCGGGCGACTCGCACATCGGTTTCTTCTGCGGGGTGAAGGTGGAGATGGCTCCCTCTGCTTCGTCGGCGTCCTGATCGACCACGACCAACTCCTCGCCGCCCCCATCCTTGCTCGCCACGTCGGCTTCCTTGCTTGTTTCCGGGGAGTCGGCGCACAGCTCGGGCGCCGCCAGCTTCCGCTGCGTCTCCTCGATCTCCTCCGAGGACCAGCTGATGCCGTACTTGATTCTCTGGACCATGAACCACACCTTAACTTTGTCCAGCGGTAAGGCGCACAGCCGAGCCAAGGCGCCGACCTCCCGGGACGACGGGTACGGGAACACGTTGAAGGCTTGGACCAGCTCCGGGATGGCGTCCAGCTCCCGGGTTTGGTCCGCCTGCGTCCACACCAGCTTCAGCCCCTCGGACACCAGCGGGAGACACACCACCGAGTTGTGGTTGGTGGTGAAactggccacgccccctgcgTTGCTTTCAGACGAGCCGGCGGCGCCTTTCGCCTGGAGCCTCCCTCCGCTTTCGACCTCCGTTGCTTTCGGCTCCAGCGACTCCTCCGTCGCCCGATGAAGTCCGTTTCTGCCATTGTGCTCGCCGTAGGCGTCCATCTGGTCGCTGGACAATCGGCGCCACCtagagaggaaacagaaacagtgACTTGGCTGCTGGCGTGTTCCCGGACCCGATAAGATCAGcgccaggaggaggagtccaGCCGAGAGCACGGACGCCGAGCTCCGAGAACTTTCTGTCCTTTTCATTCTGGGTTAATTATCTGACagctgttcccccccccccccccgattctgAACTCCCAATGAAACTGGTGCCGGACTCCATCCAGACTGGGATCCCCTCCCCCAAAGTGTGGGActgacttttgttttgtgtgagtgggggggctgggggggctggtCGCAAAGggtgggtgttttttttattatttctcacCCCTTTCAGGTCAggctttgtccccccccccccccccccccccccaagttctCAGGCCCAAAAGTTAAGAGTAGCCTCTTCACAATGGCCGATACCGCCGGAGGACcctggggagggagagaacgGGTTCCTCCGCTCACGCTGCCGAATGTTCCTTATCACGATCGGAATAGATCCAATCTGGTTATTGAGCAACAGGTGCCACGTCAGAACAGGGACCGGGCCGGTAGTCTGCACCAGAACAGGGACCGGGCCGGTAGTCTAGTCTACACACGGCGACCCGGCAGAACAGGGACTACCGCAGTGTGTAGTCTAGTCTACACACTGCGACCCGTCAGAACAGGGACCGGGCCGGTAGTCTAGTCTACACACTGCGACCCGGCAGAACAGGGACCGGGCCGGTAGTCTGCACCAGAACGGGGACCGGGCCGGTAGTCTGCACCAGAACGGGGACCGGGCCGGTAGTCTAGTCTACACACTGCGACCCGTCAGAACAGGGACCGGGCCGGTAGTCTGCACCAGAACAGGTACCGGGCCGGTAGTCTAGTCTACACACCGATCCAGTGATCGGATATTAGAGATCAATAACAAGTGATGACGTCTGTTTTGGAAAGTTTGAAAGACAACTGAACGAGATGAGCCCAAACATGAGACCCAAACCGGATCAGATTAGTGACGCCATAAAGCCCAGCGGGGTGCGGGGGCGCGCCGCGTGCACGGTCCCCGGTGCGTTGATCCACCGGCAGGTTCAGCATCTTTTGTTGTGGCGTCAACAAGCGGGATAAAGTTGCTGTCCGCGCCGCGGCTCCGGTActcccgtgccccccccccccttatggcGCATGAACTAAACCGCTTCGCAGCGCACGCGCGCACTCCGTCACCGGACACGCTTCAAcggaacacaaaaataaacttacCCAAAAGAGCCGCCCAAGCAGCCCGTTATCCGGAGCCCGTCCGAGCGGGCACGAAACCAGAtccacggagccccccccccccgcttccgcTGCGTGCTTATGGCCGAAGTTTGCGCGCAGGACCGGGGACACAATGCCGCCCGTCCGCTTGACCCGCTCCTCGACGGAACCGGAGACAAAGATGACCAAGTTTGTCGCGTCTCGCTGGAGTTGTGCCGTCGACCGAACCCCCCCCGGTCCGCAGCCCAGACGGCCCAATCCGTGAGACCCGCGTCCGGATACGAGTCGCCGCTCCTTCGTCACCGGCCGGCCATCCGCCGCCGCTTTTGTTCTTTCGCCGAAGTGTTTCCCCTGTCCGGTCGGATCGAGGCGAGGCGGAGCCGAGGACCAGGAAGCCCAGAAGGCCCGACCGACGCGGTGACGCGCGGTGGGCGTGCCAGTCCGGGAGCGCAGGCCGCGGATTGGACGGGGGAGGCGCCTGTACCACAAATCCGTGGCGGTCGGTTAGCGCGTCACCCCGGTCGGGCTATTAATAACGGAAACAGATTTCCACTGACCGAGAGGCGgagtcctggtcctggtcctgatcctgatcctggtcCGGACTCAGGACTCGACCTCGGGGTTGGTTTTCCACTGACCGAGctgggaggttctggttctggttctggttctggtcctggtcctggtccggaCTCAGGACTCGGGTTTGTCGTTTTTTTACATTGTAAAACTAATTTCTGCTTCTTCTACGTATGAACATAAATGTGTGAGCTTCAAAGGGTTCGTGTTGGCGTTGATGGATCCACAGGGGGGCAGTGATGAGTCACGGCGGTCCATGGCAAAAGTTCTGACGTCACAAGTCGTGACGGCGCCCCTCAGGTAAAATCACGCACGATCTCCACGCTGCGATATTAGTAGACATTAGTCACGTCTTAATAGAATAATGGCGACACTGCCCCCAAAGGTGAGGAGTGGTACTGCCACACCTGTAGCGTGAGCCTGGAGCCGGCGACTCTCAGGAAGGTGCAGAAACGAACACGGGCTCTAACCGCGTTAAGCTTTTTGTTCTTAATTCACTGCATCAAGTCTGAAGATATCTAAAATAAAGACCCGGAGACGTTCCAGCGgtcccatgccccccccccccccagactgtgATTACGTTTGATTTGCTGAAGCTAAATAATCGACAAACAGGAAACGGCAGGTCAACGTTTCTTTATTTCGGCAGCCGTTAGCTCCCAGATCAAAGAGTCGTAGTGTCGACGAAGCAGAATCTTTGATGAGCTCAGCTGGACCTGAAGACGTTTCACGTCCCAcccaggaggggggggtccagatACCTCTACTCCTGTCTGGACCCCCCAGCGGATGGAGGTGAAGCGTCTTTAATCAAACAGGTCCAGTTGGGTCTTTGATTCTGCTCTTCCTGGTTTACCTCCGCCTGGATGAGACCCGTTTAAATCCGGCTGCTCGCCAGCGCGAGCACAAAGTGAGGCACCCGCAGGAAGGCGGGGACGTACGGCGCCAGCCAGGCGAGGGCCGGGACCTGACTCAGCATGAACCTCACCGAGCTGTAATCAACGATGCTCCGACCTGGAAACGGACACGACTCAGCGCCATCGTGGTCCAAATCGAGACGACGCTAGAAACTCACCGTCGTCCTCTTTAACCCCGTAGCGTCTGGCCAGGTCGCAGGTCATGAGCGTTCTCCCAGTCAGCGCCATCAGATCTTTATCTGGCAGGAAGACAAAGGGGAAGGTGGACGACCTTCagagcttccggagcttcctGCGTCTTCCTTCAGTGGGGGGGTCGTCTCACCTTTCGCCAGGCCGACGATGCACTTCCCAGCCAGTTCTAAGCTCTCTCCTTGGGCGAAGAGGCGTTTGGTCTGGTAAGAGGTGGAGTCCGAACGTTTATAAGACAGCGGCGCCGCCGTGGACGTGGATCTGCAGCGGGAGAAGACCCTACCGTGGGCTCTACGGCCGGCGACACGTTCTCAGCCAGTATCAGCTTATTGACCATCTCGGTCTGCACCGCCCCCGGCCAGACGCTGACGGACGCCACGCCCCGGCTCCTCAGCTCCATCGCCATGTCTGCTGCCATCCTGTCACACTGGAGCCACACCCACCTCAACACAGAGCGCCTTACCCCGTGGGTTCCTCTCAGGAATTCAAACCGCCCTCCTATTGGGAGCTGGTTTTTGGTGAGCTGATGTCATTCTGGGTTAAATCCCAACTTTCAGCATGAAACGCTGTAATTTGACCTTTTAATGAATTTTGACCTTCTCCGTGACCCTTCGGCACCCAGATGAGTTCAAAACGGCctggaaggggttaaaatccCGAAATCCATGTCAAAGGTGATTTAATGTGACTCTATACGAGTCACCTGAAAGATTGAGAAGTACAAATGGAGACGAATGGATAAATGACAGGTGGACATTTGTGTCCACTTGAAGGTCACGGATGGGACCTTTGAAGGGTAACACAAAGGGTCAAACATCACGCGGCAGATTTTAACTTCTGATAAACGAGGAACAAGTCGGAGGAGAACTCACCGCGGCTTTTCCAACGCCATACGCCACATTGAAGAGGTACTGAAGCCCGCCGATCGATGAAATGTTGATTATCAATCCACGACCTTGAGCCACCATCAGACGGGACGCGTAGACGGAGAAGAAATAGTGTCCCCTGCCGGAAAAATAAAGAGGGAACGTTATTTTACAATACCTCGAACCAAAATAAAGACCATCCATTGGTCCAGAATCTATTGCATCGCGTCTTTAATCCAGATCCGTCTCCGGATTAAAGACGCGACTGAGCGGACATCGAGTCCGTCCGTGTCCCAGACACGACTCGGCACGGCTGCCCACCTGAGGCCCGTGTTGTTGATAGAATCCCAAATGGACGGATCGATTTCCCAGAACTTCTTCCCCAAATTATCGAAGATATCCTGGAATAGAAAACGATCCGGAGGTCAGCGTGCCTTCGAGCAGGCGGTGAGTCGGGTTTGAGGACGGGCGGTACCTGCACTCCAGCGTAGGCGTTGTTGACCAGGAGGTCCAGCCGACCCTTCTGTTCACGCCGGATCCGCTCAATCAGGTCCTCGATGTCTTTGTCTTTCGTAGAGTCACAGATGACTGGGACacaggctccgcccctctccTTTACCTGTGTTGAGAACGGAGATATGAGCTGTGATTCCCGTTAGCCGATGCTGACTTGTAAATCGGGGCAGGAAACGCACTTGGGGGAGGAAGTGGCCTTTTTGGGAagcttacaaaataaaagcgtgGCGGTCAGAAATGCGAGCTGAAAGCGTCACCTCGGCCGCGGTTCGGTTCAGGGCCTCCTCCTGGCGCCCGGTGATGTAGACGGTGGCTCCGGCTCCGGACAGCTGGAGGGCGATTCCCTTGCCAACACCTCTGGAGGCGCCGGTTACCAAACACACCCAACCACACATGGACATCTCGTCTACCGGTGGAGACGCCAAACGGTGACttctggttaaaaaaagattaaaggGCAAAGTGgttgcataaataaaaatacaaaatgtctACCCTCAGGGTCTCTGACCGTTGTTGACCTTTGGGATTGCTCGTCTGCGTTATGCATATACGCATGTAAAATGGATTTATAGATAATATTGCATAAAAGCGTAAACTCCGGTTTTATGTAAATAATCATTCGTGTTCTTGTGGAACGGAATCTTTGAGGCCGTAATCTTTTTACGCCGAcggtgtaactgctgtaaaccaaattgccctctgagggacaaatcaataaaaagtatttagtatttatcaTTATCTGTTATCAGAAGTTAGTTAAACAAAAACCGTTATGGGAATTCCCGGAAGAGGGTTCAGAAATCCATACCAGATGGAATGGTGGAATTCCATTTGGTATGAAAATTCCCTACAAAACCTTCGGATTAAACTGGGTCAAACCAAATAGaactatatttaaaaataagacTTTATAAAACGGTCTTTAAATAGCTCGGACTactataaaaacaacaacgcccGACTCCGGAGAAAGCCCCTCACCTGGTTTGTCAAGTCCCGATAACAACCGACAGACAACGCGAAAACGGCGTCAAAAGCCACGCCTAACCGTAAATAATGAGAACATCGATCCACGTTCAGCCCGAGGCGACGTGACGTAAAGGAAGAGCCTGTTTTTACTGAAATATCGCGAGAAAAGCCAACCCGATATTCACTTCCGCTAACTTCCTGTTTCGCCGAGCAGCTCTTCGATAAATTTAACGAGCTGTTTAATTGTTTAAGAGAATTAGCATCATGTTAGTTTTCCGTTATCACTGTTTCATCAGACTGTCGTGAGAGTTTACGTATCAATAAATCAGACAGGCCGAGCAGCGTTTCAAGAGCCAGTGACGTCATTTCCGGTGATTGCGCCGTCCCGAGACACGGCAGTCGTATTTCGGGATTAACATTTACTCGTCTGTTTTTGAGAGGACGTTAATTAATGTATAAAACATTCAACGTGACATTTTCTATAGATAAATCCACGTTTCTATTATCATAACGAGTTAAAAACAACTTCTGAAAAGAAGAAAGGTCCTTGGTCAGGTATGAAACACCTGTGGATCGGTAACCAACCCGGCCACGGCCATGACGAAcgtcataccggatcggtcgaggcccgggtgagtcgaagacagagacgaagaggaggaagaggaagatgaggaggaagacggtgcatcagcagcgagagaagaggaagagcgctGCGCTTCCTGACCAGCTTTGTAATCAGTAAAGTTGATTTGTTTCATAATCCGGAGTCATTACTGAACAAACACCTCAAACACGAGAAGTAACAAAAGAACCGCGCGAGAAAAGGAGAATTCTAGCAAGCTGCACGCGTAAACGGGCCCCGATGCGGAAGGCCTGGTTCAGACAATAAAACAACCAGAACACGACCCGTTCTGTTTATTCTGTTCGGTAACGTCCTTCATCTTGTCCGGGCCAAAACGATCTTACAGAAAGATGTCGGAAGCAGTTCACGAGAGTCGCCGTGTAAAAACGGTGAACCGCCGTGTGACGCagtcctggaggagctgctgcaggacacggCGCAGGAAGAGCCGAGGTCCACCGAACGGCCCCCCTCCCAGATCCAACACCCCCCCTCAGTCTCTCCCCGCTGTCCCGGCGACGCTCCTGAAGAACTGGGCAACAAAGACCGggtcctgctcctccagcatgTGCAGGAAGtggttcctctcctcttctccccagGACTGGAACCACTGGGTCCAGAGGCGCAGCTGGCATTCAAAGATGTTCGGCAGTCTGTCTTTGACCTGCGACGACAGAACGTTCAGAACCGCACGGCAACAGTCGCCCTGCCGACAGGCGTCGCCATCACGTACCTGCAGAGTGCTCAGCGAGTCCAGGAGGGTGCACACCTTCCCAGGGACGGCCTTCCCCAGGAGATCCTGCAGGAAGCGCTCCTTCTGGGTGGGGGGCCAGCCCTGGAACCAGCTCAGGACGCACCGCTGCTCCTGGAGGCTCACGTAGGAGATGGGCTCTGGATCTCTGACCTGACCTGCGTGCGGGGAAGGGGCGCAGGAGAGCTTCTCGAGGCTTGGGGGGCTGGCTACACCCCGCGGAGCTGATGGAAAGTCCCCCGGGCTCGGAGTGGAGCTGCCAGCCCGGCGCTGCGACCCTCTGAGCCCGCACGGCGCGTCCGCGCGGCTGCGCTGCTGCTCGTCTGCTTGGTTGAGATGATTGAACCACGACATCTCTGGAAGTAAGCGTTGAGTAAAAGCCAGATTCAATCAACAATGGCAGCTGCTGATTGACCCCGTCGGTAAAGATAACGTCAACATGTAGATCGAACATTAAACAACACTAACATCGGTGCCACAATTTGAACGAGCGTCGTTTCATGCTCTTATAAACGGCTACGAGTAGCCATCCTTCCGAGATGCATTATTGTGGCGTCGGCATATTTAAACCGACGCGATGTTAGCTAAAATAAAGCTAATCTTTCAACGATATATACAGGAAGTGAATGTCTGCCATGACCCGCCCTGCGCCGGCTCTGATTGGTCTATTCCGATAATCGTACCTATTGCTAAACCTATCCAAATCAATCAGCCTACTATGCGGAGGCGGAGGCGCTTCAGGCCTTCACCTACCGGTATGTAGGATTCGAAATGTAGCATACAGTAGCAGCTAATTAGCCTTGGTGTGGAGGAAATCAAGCTTGCGCAGATTTTGCGCATTTCGTTTATCATTGCATTAAAATATAAAGGTTATTTATTGTGTatgatatacatatataattataatgtaTCCGTTGTGAACTGCTTGTATTAAGTGTTTTGAATGGTGACAAATGTCCTTTATTTGATGTTCGTTCAGCGGGAAGTCGTCGATGATGACGTCGGCTGCAGGAAGGCGTTGCTCGTCTCGCTCGCTCGAAACGGGCTAGAGAGGAATGGAAAATGGCGGATCTCGAAGATGTTACCTTGGACGGGAGACCGCTCCAGTCCCTCCGAGTAGCGGATTTAAAAGTTGCTCTTGAAGAGAGGGGACTATCGAAAAGCGGTCAAAAGAATGCGCTTATTAAAAGACTCCGGGGGGTGAGTTC
Proteins encoded in this region:
- the dhrs1 gene encoding dehydrogenase/reductase SDR family member 1 codes for the protein MSMCGWVCLVTGASRGVGKGIALQLSGAGATVYITGRQEEALNRTAAEVKERGGACVPVICDSTKDKDIEDLIERIRREQKGRLDLLVNNAYAGVQDIFDNLGKKFWEIDPSIWDSINNTGLRGHYFFSVYASRLMVAQGRGLIINISSIGGLQYLFNVAYGVGKAACDRMAADMAMELRSRGVASVSVWPGAVQTEMVNKLILAENVSPAVEPTTKRLFAQGESLELAGKCIVGLAKDKDLMALTGRTLMTCDLARRYGVKEDDGRSIVDYSSVRFMLSQVPALAWLAPYVPAFLRVPHFVLALASSRI
- the c15h14orf119 gene encoding uncharacterized protein C14orf119 homolog, producing the protein MSWFNHLNQADEQQRSRADAPCGLRGSQRRAGSSTPSPGDFPSAPRGVASPPSLEKLSCAPSPHAGQVRDPEPISYVSLQEQRCVLSWFQGWPPTQKERFLQDLLGKAVPGKVCTLLDSLSTLQVKDRLPNIFECQLRLWTQWFQSWGEEERNHFLHMLEEQDPVFVAQFFRSVAGTAGRD